CTAGATCCACTGCAAAAGGTGCCACTTTCAGAACAGTAGAAGACCTATGCAGAGTCCATcactcaagatgatgatggacattatgtagcaccgctcccatggaatgggaacaaaaaatacctcagcaagaatgaagccatggcagaaggtcaggcaaaggcactgataagaagattggacattgaccaggagatgaagacttcatacgaagccgagttcagcaaattaaaggaacttaggttcatttccaaggcggatacgtcattcgacggtatctacacggttctgccccatcatccggttgtcagaaaagacaaaaccaccagtagagtaaggccagttttcaatggttcagcaaaaccgaaaacgggtttcagcgccaatgattgcctagaagaaggacccaatctgaacccagacattcttgacatcatgttacagtttaggctcaaccccattgcctggacagctgacattagacaagcgtttctaatggtgaaactgcttaaagaagacgcggaagcgttaaggttttttctagaggatgaaaacgtcccaggatcactgcaactttataaatggaacaggcttccatttggactcacatgcagcccggcagtgctcaggaccttcctgaagaaacatttggagtCCTATGAAGGTGACTTAGCAGAAATCAGCAAACAAATTCTACGCCATCTATATGTAGATGACTACTTGTCGAATGCCTCTACAATAGAAGAAGCAATGGCCGTAATCGGAATTGTGCTGAAACTTTTTGCTGACGCAAACATGGACTTAAGAAAATGGgtaacaaacaaccaacaactgcgtagatatctacaaaaacaaggcctAACCAATGACTCCGACAAGTCGCactcatgtcttaatttagacccacaaaaagtgcttggagttagatggaatactagcacggattgcttttatttcaaggcagatgttatcgtagacgcagcagcaaaagttcaaatgttaactaaacgagcttttgcaaaaatttcaacaaaattgttcGACCCACTTGGATTAATTGGACCTGTAACGCTCCAatttaagcttctttttcaagaattgtggGAATTCAAGATTGGATGGGACGAGAAGGTGCCCGAAGAAACAGAAAGCCGTTTCAggacaattgttgaagatttaaaatacattgacaAGATTCAAGTGCCAAGAATGATTTCTATGGCACCTAGCAAACACACGCaagaactgcatgttttttgtgATGCTTCAACCAAAGCGTATGGAGCTGTTGCTTACGTGAAATCAAGACATCCAGAATTCATTCGGCTAATTTGCTGCAAAACCAGAgcagcaccactcccgaagaacgaggtttctctaccacggttagagttacttagtgccgaactcggcagtgttctagctgaaagaatcgtcaacgcagttgacaaagtaaattgggaagtgCATTTATGGACTGACTCAATGGCAACCCTTGGATGGATTCGCGGAGAAGCAAACCGTTGGAAGATGTTCGTCAGAAACAGAGTTGAATCCATCCAGAAAAGGTTTAAGCCAGATCACTGGAAACATTGTCCGGGGAAAGACAACCCAGCAGACCACGCATCAAGAagcttgacagcaaagaagttagttgcggcttcttcctggtggggaggtccctcctggctgaaactggaaaagacggaatggccgcaacaagatatgccgacatcagaagtaatgcaattaatggagatcgaagcaaaattgaagcagaaactacaaatccttgcagctaacagtacttcggattggtttgacgtactcgtatcaagagcaagcagttatctgagagttttacgtacaatcgcctggatgtttaggatatttaggaaggagtcgcccggcaaagcaactgaaatgatcaggggagtggaagtttcctgtctctctgttcacgaaatcgccgtcgccgagaacttcatcttaaaactcattcaaaaaagggcatttgcagaaatctacgagtccttgcaaaagggaaaaccacatGGTAAACTGCTTCACGGTATTGATACACTCAGGCCCATTTGGGATGCAAAGGAGCAACTCATCCGAGTGACTGGAAGAATAGGCCCGGCCCTAAAAGAACTGCTCATCGATCCACCCatccttcttccatcaaacgagAGGATTGTCGACCTGATGATTTactatcatcatgttaaacggaagcatgctggtgtccaaaacactctgacgttcttacgaaaccgtttttggatcattcgtgcacgccaacggatcaaaagtgtcataaaaaagtgtgttaagtgccaacgagttcaatcgcgtccctttaatgaagaaactgctgcaatgccattggatcgaaccaagaaagcgcagccatttgaagtgatcgggatcgactacttcggcccaatgtatgtgctagaagaagtgcttcttattgaaaaggacagtgatgggaacgatatcgagaaaactcgtgttggtgaaaagaaagtgcatacgtgcttgtttacttgtgcagtcacaagggctgtgcatttggagcttgtgactgatctgacaacacaaacctttatgtacgcgttaagaagaatgatgtcacgccgagaagattgtaaaattatctacagtgacaacgcGTCAACGTTTACTTGTGCCGCAAAACTAGTGACGGAAGATCCTACCCTAGCCAACTGGCTCTCAAGTAAGGGTATAGAATGGAAGTTTTCTCCTAGCCTAGCTCCATGGTGGGGTgggttttgggagaggatggtccactccgttaaagaaccgctaagaaaggtgctggggaaaatgaaggttagtttcgaccaacttcacaccatactggtggaaattgaagctatcgtgaattcacggcccctaacttatgtttctggcgacgcacattcctacgaagttttgtctcCACAAAAGTTGCTGACAGGAAGACAACCTGGAGCTACATCAGAGTCACCCGACTCAACGAAGATGAGCCGTAATGACCTCATCGAGCTGGACAAGCAGAGGAGCGAACACGCCTTAACATGGTGGAGGCTGTGGCAAGAGTCATACCTGTCTGATCTTAAGCGATTTCATTGTCGCAAGGGAAAGGGCACCAGAATTCCGCGTgttggcgaaatcgtcctgctAAAAGAACCTAACATCAAACGTGTTTCGTGGCCGACAGCTATTGTTACAGGAGTGATACCTGGAACCGACGCCAAGGTGCGAGCGGTTGGTTTACGACTACGTTCGGGTAAGGAAACCACCAGGAGCATCCAGACTGTCTATCCATTAGAAGTTCAAGCCGATATCGACACGCCCGTCGATGATACCGAAATCGGCACAGTGGAGAAGACTACGTctacaagaaagaagaatccgttccgtaagaagaatttggaatcgcgcgaggacgctggcgattccggcggggaggatgttgcggattgtcaaaacccacaagaagaaagagtatccaagtttggaaggcccgtcagacggcctattgtttttgatttataatttatgttataattgtaaactttgtgtaggccgccaggggcgctgccaagcagagccttcttggtggccgatatcggcaatagccgttgttagaatttttccctgtgtaaaggcagacgccatttcttgtgtcaaaagtcagtttcaaataaactagtggtagaacctgcctaagttaaattacaaaggtattgaatcgcaggtattagagttgttaattagatttaatacttttcaCAATCGTAACTGACCTCGATTTAGGGACGGCTGGAGCAGCAATAGCTTACTTGCAACAGAAAATTCTCCAACAACAAGCAGTGGCAGACAAGTGGAAACAGCAAGGATCTCGACCACAAAAAATAgcagccaaaagaattttcagcAAATTACGAAGTTTCTCGAAGGAACTGGAGAGCGTGACCGAGCAATTCGCGACCGTGAAAGAAGCCTTAAACACCAACCCAAGAAACCGACGTAGTCTCATCGACGGAGGTGGATCAGCTCTCATATGGCTTTTTGGCGTTTCAACACAGCAGGACCTAGAAGAATTAAACAGTCAGGTGCAACAGgttaaactgaatcaaaaggaaatgatacacATTATGGACAAGCAAGCTACCGTTCTGAACGAATCGTTGTGGGAATCCAGAGCCAACTCTCAGTTGATTAGAGAGCTCCGAGGACAGTTTGCGTCCTTGCAAAGCGTGACCGCACAATTATTAGAGTGGAATACAAAGCTAGAAGAGCTTGACTTAGACCATTTCGAGTATTTCTTCCAGCTGGACGACACGTTTGAGGCGCTGAATCAAATCCTGCAATGGCTACACCAACTTGCCGATAGCCTCAACATAGGATTCAGTCTATTAGCAAACGGGCATTTAGCCCCTCAAATCGTTTCCCCAGCACGATTTAACGCAGTGATTTAAAATGTCAACCGACAATTACCTAAAGGATGGTCAATTTCCAGCGATGAGCTTTGGGTGGCTTATCGTGAATCCACAGTCACGGTGGTAGCATTGGAACATCATTTCAGGATCTTCATTCAGGTCCCTATCTTCGATCATGCTCAACAGTATAAGCTGTTTCAGATCATCAACCTGCCGGGGGCCGcagataatggaacgcatAGTGTCAGCTTTAGCAACTTACCAAACTTTCTTGCAGTAGCAGCTGACCTCGAAACATTCCTGGAACTCTCCAAAGACGACGTCCGGGAGTGCAGTAAAATAGGTCGACCGTTATGTAAATTCCATACGGGCATCAGCAAACGGAACGCTCGCAAGTCCTGCGCCATAGCAGCATTCATGAACGATGTACCTCGAATCAAGACGCAGTGCCGGAAAAAATTTGCAGATTGGCGAGGTCCAGAAGTCGTATACATTGGAGCAAATCAATGGGCCTTCTCGGCGACGAAACCACACGACATAGTATTCTCATGTCCACCCAATGTTGGACAACCGCCCCTAAGAACGCTAACATTACCAGCAGTTGGAATATTTGAAGTACCTTTGGGTTGTACGGCGAGAACAGAAGATTGGGTCTTCCCAGCCAGCATGGAGGGAAGCATAGAAGCCCCGAACCTTCAAGCGGCGGTGCTGCCATCTGTCAACGTTTTTTCTCAGGACCCAACCATTAACAGCAGCGGGAAGCACGTCATCATCGAAATTCCGCGGGAGAACACGAGTTCGATAGACATCATTAGTGAATTACTTCAACGGAATGACCGCGCCAGGTTAGCTGCTGAAATGACGGGGGAACAAATTCACAACCTTGTGACCAAAGTGGATAAACAGATGGAGACATCTTCTGCCCGATACCCATatgaattaataataatagctGTAGTATTAAGTATGGGAATCACATTTTTGGGTTATAAATTTTACCTACTTAGTGCAAGGTTAGCTGCTCACGAACAGCACGATGTGGTCAGCCTACCACCCGAAGACCGCGGGAGGGAAGAGTTGGAAATGCAGAACCTGTAAAACAATAATTCACTTCCCGTAGTTATTATGCACCTATAGTAATCATGTACCATTGTGTCAAACTTAGCCTATGATGCCCTCTAGCGTagtaacaagaaaaaagaatagttgtgttaaaaaatgtattgaaaattcaaaaagggaATACCGGATTGCAATtgacaaaggaaaaaattataaggcTTCAGATTCCGGATTCTCCCCCAAGAGGTTCAAAACTTCCAGCGCGACCAGTCGGGCTGCCAGCCGAGCCTCCACCGTGGAGAACAAAACCTCTGAATGGAAGTCGGAACGTCGGGGGGACGGATGATAAACATCCTCACCTGACTCAAGCCACCACAGAAGTCAAGCATAGTTGTGGGAATAAAAATCGCGATACTTCGCGTAGCCGGGATACATactaaaagaaagaaagaaaaaaaaaaaaaaaaaagtaaatatcaTGATGAAGAAATTTCCTAGAACACAAAGGGAAACATACCTGTAATAGAAGTACAATTCCCAAACTTCCCCTGAAAACGGTGTAAAATCCAAAGAGGTACCCGTAACCTTAGCATCGTTTAGGAGTGTGGCAAACAGCCTCCGATCACTTACATTCAGGCGCACAACGGCAACGTCAAAATACCTCCAATCGGACAATACATCGGAAAGGGTGAACATCTTGGAAGACCTGTATCACaccaaaactgaaaatgaaCTGTGCCAGCAGAAAGGCTGTGCCCGatttttattcagtttcaATAACCTTCGCGGATCACAATCATTGCCTATCAGTTCCATTTCTTTTacattggtgttatagttagTGTTAACAAGGGTAACCTTCATGCTTTATCGCAGGTAGAtaagtacagtcgggtcgcctgtcttaaagaagggggacctgtcgcgggtgaaaaggggtaaatgtttatctcttcacagagatgattcacccgctcattgaactacgctgcgaccgtgggaatgaatcattgcagataatcagtgctagaagtagatacggagacatgcgctccggaaggggcgtaattagcatagcagtataaatgcaagtgtaaaattcggtaaaagacaagttccctggtttccctagagttcttcagacgcttctccaactttcggtaatggttatcccttttgtttgagttaaaccattgtttagaatttaagtcatcacttgttgtatttgtttgttcttgtcccaatacaactcgtgtgacaatatgcTGAGTTGCGCAGTCTCTGGACCAGTGATTGGTATAGTTAGGACAGTTCGAGCACTTCTTAGGCGGCCTTCTGTGATTGTCTTGTCGGTGAGAATGATGCTGGCCAATAAATGCACCATCTTCATTACTATGACCTGTTGCGTTGCTTTCAGGCTTCctccttttaatttttcgttCTTCTTGTACGAGTCTTGCCCTAAGGGCATCAATGGTCTTCTCATTCATGGGCATGCTGTCCCATGCTGTTTCCATGTGTTTAAACGATTCAGGGAGAGTACAAACAATTTTTGCGATTATCTCATCGTCGCTGACGTGTACACCTAGATCCCGTAGCTGGGATGCCATTGTCTCGGTGTTCGTGACGTGGGTAATGATATCATCTCCTGTTTTGTAGTCGAGCGAAAGGAACTCTCTATGAAGCAGGTGCTTATTGTCAGCTGCCCGCTGTAGGTATTGAGTGGACATTCTTGTCCACATATCATATGAAGTACGACAGTTAATTAGACCTAAGGGAAATTATAACACGCATTACTTTTACTGTGTTACTTAAGGTGAAGACGATGTTTAGTCTATTCACCTTTCTGACGTTCTTTGTCATTTGTGTGATAAATCATGGTCCTTGCAATGCAGTCTTtctttctccattcttttagAGCGCCAATGTTTGTAGGTATAGGATAATTATTCTCGTCTTCAAAATTTGCATCATCTGCAAATATCTCATCAGGGCACTGTTCGTAACCCTGGGTGTAAGAAGGAAATATTATTAACATTGGTCACATGTTGGCGTGACCAGCATTTGGTATAATACCAAGAATTGAAATATTAAATACCTCAACAATATCTAGGAGCTCGACCAATTCCAACTCCATAAGGAGACCGTGCTTCCATTGTTGGTAGTTAGTGCCATCAAATTTGTCAATGTGTTTTATGTCTAGTCTGCGAGACAGATCCATGTTGCATCAGTATAGAGAACACGTgcctgggcccataacctgttggaAATATGCCCACAGACTGGTAGCTGTCTTTTGTAttcaacacacaaaaacatgAAACATGATTCACTTACATGAATGGGGCGAATCCAGATTAATGATGAGACACAAAGTGTATAATAGAACTCTCTCAGAGTGTAATACAGTGGAGTCACAGACTCTGCTGTATAGAGTAGAAAAATCAAGTAAGTGGGGTGAGAGGTAACGGCGGAGTGATACAGAGAGAGGGAGGTTGCTAAACAGCAACTAGGGTTTGGCAACCCAGTacattttgctatttttcaACACAATTCCCCCCAGTAGCAGTTTAAGTGATCGTTATTTGTTtctgaaaaaagtgggaaaaatttattgaaaaaatacCTATGAAAAACAGCGTAGTAGATAATTAAGTTTTCTTAGAAATCACCATCTCTTGTGTAATTTGCTGTAAATGATAACAGAAATGCTGCGTTCCAAAATCTTTTAGGGGACCATTCTATTTTGAGAAATCTTGTACGCAGTCAATATTTCTGCAAGTTTACCACAAATGGGCTGCATTCTAACATTTAGAGGAAATTTTACCTTTTGGAAAACTAAGCTGATTTAGGTTGAAGCTGAAACATTGAATGTTTACATGGAATCTTGGAACGCATTAATTTTTTCCTGCCAAATTCTGTGAAACAATTCAACACGCagtaaaaatattgaaatggaCATGACATCCAAATTATTGATTTGTGTCAGGATGTTAATGAAATATTGCCTTCTTAATGGTTTCAGTGTGTTTTGTGAAGTAAAAATCAGAAAggccaaacaaaatcaaaagaacGCAGTCAACATGTCACTAAATAGAGCATTCATATACTAAAAGGCCAAGCTGTATTGATCTATTGGAACGGACTCAGTGTTTCGTTGCTTTCATTCAGATCCAAAAAGAGTCTGCGTTTCAATTTACTGACTAAcaatttcctttgtttttagTCAGATCGACAAAGAGTCTGTGTTTCAAGGTACTGactaataatttttatttgaaataaaGGAATGCTTTGTGTAAAACTTGATGCATGGAACAGTATCACCAAGCATTATGAAAAGTAAATGTTTCTCCTAATCACACCAATTACAAATAAGGGGGGTGTTAGTTAAGTTTTGGGAACGTAGACTTGGTTTCTGTAAAAAATGTAGAAGATTGGCCCTCAAAGTTGTGGAACGCAGCAACTACAACCAATTGATAACAGACAAACTTTACCATTGACAATTGCTTTTACGTTGAATAATCTACACTGGCAGCCACAACATAGTATCACAGCCAATGCACATCATTTCTAGCCATTCAAGTGTCATTTAaggaatgaaataaaaaaatgtatacacCAAATATAGTAATACTTACTCCTGTGAAACGTGAACCACTGGAAACTTGATAATCACTCTTAGAAATAGTATGGATAGATACTGGTTTTCAAATTGTGCGAAAGTTAATGAATGACAGCGGAATGTTGCTGCGGAATGTTGCTGCGTTCAAAGCGTGTAATCGCAATTGTTAAGGAAAGACAAACTCGTCTGCTAGCCAACACTTGGCTCTACCGTTTGTTTACCGGCTGTTTAcggttgttttttgttttgcgtaGATCCTAGCAACGCAGCAAGgaatatttttaattctttttatttgtttaactgaacggaaaaaagaaaaagaatggttACTCGCCGAGTTTATTTCTTAagtcatttcaaaattaaaagaaatgaccGCCCAACGGGTCCATTATTATACACAATTTGCCCTTTCGATTAACAATCTTATGGAGCTGGTTAGAACACAATaaattggtacttgttttaagggatgcaaaagggaacagtctctaaAGAGTGTTAAACACAGTCATTTGGGTTGtaaagaacacaatgaatatGTGGTTGCTTAAgagatgcaaaaaggaacggtctcttaaaagtgttggaacgcagtcagtggagctgttggaacaaaatgcagtggtggttgtatGAGAGTTTCAAAatggaa
This Daphnia magna isolate NIES unplaced genomic scaffold, ASM2063170v1.1 Dm_contigs021, whole genome shotgun sequence DNA region includes the following protein-coding sequences:
- the LOC116916436 gene encoding uncharacterized protein LOC116916436, encoding MDLSRRLDIKHIDKFDGTNYQQWKHGLLMELELVELLDIVEGYEQCPDEIFADDANFEDENNYPIPTNIGALKEWRKKDCIARTMIYHTNDKERQKGQDSYKKNEKLKGGSLKATQQVIVMKMVHLLASIILTDKTITEGRLRSARTVLTIPITGPETAQLSILSHELSSKMFTLSDVLSDWRYFDVAVVRLNVSDRRLFATLLNDAKVTGTSLDFTPFSGEVWELYFYYSMYPGYAKYRDFYSHNYA